In the Oscarella lobularis chromosome 14, ooOscLobu1.1, whole genome shotgun sequence genome, one interval contains:
- the LOC136195495 gene encoding thioredoxin reductase-like selenoprotein T1b, translated as MFIVVCLLVFAASGVAKFSTGYKRVFEELTLRLKDKFPNLPIEGDNFPPHPIRQHLAAFLSLAKFALIIAVLVIDSITEKLGVNIEHYPILGWCRENKLTACLMIFFITNTIENQLMATGAFEVSLNNERVWSKLETGRLPSLHELFDMVEERAKITTLDMKGFSAA; from the exons ATGTTCATCGTCGTTTGTCTTCTTGTTTTCGCCGCGTCGGGCGTCGCCAAG TTCTCTACTG GCTACAAGCGGGTCTTTGAGGAGCTGACCTTACGCCTCAAAGACAAATTTCCCAACCTCCCGATCGAAGGCGACAATTTTCCTCCCCATCCCATTCGTCAGCATTTGGCCGCTTTTCTCTCCCTGGCAAAATTCGCGCTCATCATCGCCGTCCTCGTCATAGACAGCATCACAGAAAAACTCGGCGTCAACATCGAGCACTACCCAATATTAGGATGGTGTAGAGAAAACAAG TTGACGGCCTGTCTCATGATTTTCTTCATAACAAACACGATAGAAAATCAGTTGATGGCCACCGGTGCTTTCGAAGTTTCGCTAAACA ATGAAAGGGTCTGGTCCAAACTTGAGACCGGTCGTCTTCCGTCGCTTCACGAGCTATTCGACATGGTAGAGGAAAGGGCGAAGATTACGACTCTAGATATGAAGGGATTCAGTGCTGCGTAA
- the LOC136195496 gene encoding ubiquitin carboxyl-terminal hydrolase 9X-like yields the protein MEVSGGGDPNSQGEGGQNPSDSGGDGSRLNVSGGLPPLREDEESGGGGGEIERSVPPDQPSPYESVVAADERPSSSPPPSMTENVGEADFPVQVLQKLDDSLNGTKWIVPVTPRGDLEVLLLAAIRLCKRGLDSQSEPCQRFFRDGLYSSFVKILTDEAVYSWEAEIQQYIQENNLRLVQLCVLKLNDDVLHLLDLLAMVLSPSSDFHFVNETKTPENSDYAFTDVVYAKPAEPEPMGWLVDLVNAFGSYNGFDVLRKRVLEGSNLNVQIMAALIRPFHGCADVLTLECFQKYLIPCADRMLEVLESLTDDDLKERRFVETISSQFTPY from the exons ATGGAAGTGTCGGGAGGCGGCGATCCCAATAGccaaggagaaggaggacaAAATCCAAGCGActccggcggcgacggcagtcGTTTAAACGTGAGCGGCGGACTTCCGCCGTTGcgggaagacgaagagagtggcggcggcggcggcgaaatcgaacgaagCGTTCCGCCGGATCAGCCGTCTCCGTACGAATCGGtggtcgccgccgacgaacggccgtcgtcgtcgccaccgccgtcgatgacggaAAATGTTGGCGAAGCGGATTTTCCGGTGCAAGTGTTGCAGAAATTAGACGATAGTTTGAATGGGACGAAGTGGATTGTGCCGGTGACGCCTCGCGGCGATTTGGAGGTCTTGCTTCTGGCTGCGATACGATTGTGCAAGAGAG GCTTGGATTCTCAAAGCGAGCCGTGTCAGAGATTCTTTAGAGACGGTCTCTATTCGTCGTTTGTTAAAATTTTGACGGACGAGGCTGTCTACTCGTGGGAAGCCGAAATTCAG CAATACATTCAAGAGAACAATCTTCGACTTGTTCAATTGTGCGTTCTCAAGttgaatgacgacgtcttgcaCCTTCTCGATCTTCTTGCAATGGTCTTAAGTCCTTCGTCTGACTTCCACTTTGTCAACGAAACCAAAACGCCAGAAAATTCTGATTAC GCTTTTACTGATGTAGTCTATGCGAAACCGGCAGAACCTGAACCCATG GGTTGGCTTGTTGATTTGGTGAACGCCTTTGGATCCTACAACGGATTTGACGTCTTGCGAAAGCGCGTACTCGAAGGCAGCAACCTGAACGTGCAGATCATGGCTGCGCTCATTCG ACCTTTTCACGGCTGCGCTGACGTTTTGACTTTGGAATGCTTTCAAAAATACTTGATTCCGTGCGCCGATCGAATGCTGGAGGTGTTGGAGAGtctcaccgacgacgatttgaaagaaCGACGCTTTGTCGAGACTATTTCAAGTCAGTTCACCCCCTATTAA
- the LOC136195169 gene encoding ubiquitin-like-conjugating enzyme ATG3 isoform X2 has protein sequence MAMQRMKNMAQSKLLAMAESLTPILKDSKFKETGRLTPDEFVVAGDHIVHHCPTWSWSAGDESKARSYLPKDKQFLVTKNVPCYKRCKQMESMEGVKETVIHEEDGDGGWVDTELQGVGVVQDKVAEMSLEGKSDVAPGKPLPVATEDDDDDDDDDEAADMEEYEEKGLGEIEQDSATLEPQSSAAASAAELADGLVQTRTYDLNITYDKYYQTPRLWLFGYKENGEPLHHKKMLEDISQDHANKTVTMEAHPHIPGPPRASIHPCKHAEVMKKIIATVAEGGGELGVHMYLLVFLKFVQAVIPTIEYDYTRQFAM, from the exons ATGGCGATGCAGCGAATGAAGAACATGGCCCAGAGCAAACTTCTGGCCATGGCCGAGTCTCTGACTCCTATACTAAAA GACTCGAAATTCAAAGAAACCGGAAGACTTACTCCCGACGAG TTTGTCGTGGCTGGCGATCATATCGTTCACCATTGTCCTACTTGGAGCTG GTCTGCTGGGGATGAGTCGAAGGCCCGATCATATCTGCCTAAGGATAAGCAATTTCTTGTAACCAAAAATG TTCCTTGCTACAAACGTTGCAAGCAGATGGAGTCCATGGAAGGTGTCAAGGAAACGGTGATTCACGAGGAGGATGGAGACGGCGGTTGGGTTGACACAGAACTTCAAG gCGTGGGAGTTGTGCAAGACAAAGTAGCAGAGATGTCGCTAGAAGGAAAG TCGGATGTAGCACCTGGCAAACCTCTGCCTGTTGCTActgaagatgacgatgacgatgacgatgacgatgaggCAGCTGATATGGAAG aatacgaagaaaaagggctTGGTGAAATCGAACAGGATAGC GCTACTCTTGAGCCTCAATCATCGGCCGCAGCTTCAGCTGCAGAACTAGCCGACGGCTTAGTGCAAACAAGAACGTACGATCTGAACATCACCTATGATAAATATTATCAGACGCCAAGGCTTTGGCTCTTTGGATATAAAGAG AACGGAGAACCTCTTCATCACAAAAAAATGCTCGAAGACATAAGCCAG GACCACGCTAATAAGACTGTCACTATGGAGGCTCATCCTCACATTCCAGGACCCCCGAGAGCGTCAATCCACCCGTGCAA ACATGCTGAAGTcatgaaaaaaatcattgcAACGGTGGCTGAAGGCGGCGGGGAGCTCGGCGTTCACAT GTaccttctcgtttttctcaagtTTGTGCAAGCTGTCATACCTACTATTGAGTACGACTACACACGACAGTTTGCTATGTGA
- the LOC136195169 gene encoding ubiquitin-like-conjugating enzyme ATG3 isoform X1, with translation MAMQRMKNMAQSKLLAMAESLTPILKDSKFKETGRLTPDEFVVAGDHIVHHCPTWSWSAGDESKARSYLPKDKQFLVTKNVPCYKRCKQMESMEGVKETVIHEEDGDGGWVDTELQGNSKFSINTYLCICIGVGVVQDKVAEMSLEGKSDVAPGKPLPVATEDDDDDDDDDEAADMEEYEEKGLGEIEQDSATLEPQSSAAASAAELADGLVQTRTYDLNITYDKYYQTPRLWLFGYKENGEPLHHKKMLEDISQDHANKTVTMEAHPHIPGPPRASIHPCKHAEVMKKIIATVAEGGGELGVHMYLLVFLKFVQAVIPTIEYDYTRQFAM, from the exons ATGGCGATGCAGCGAATGAAGAACATGGCCCAGAGCAAACTTCTGGCCATGGCCGAGTCTCTGACTCCTATACTAAAA GACTCGAAATTCAAAGAAACCGGAAGACTTACTCCCGACGAG TTTGTCGTGGCTGGCGATCATATCGTTCACCATTGTCCTACTTGGAGCTG GTCTGCTGGGGATGAGTCGAAGGCCCGATCATATCTGCCTAAGGATAAGCAATTTCTTGTAACCAAAAATG TTCCTTGCTACAAACGTTGCAAGCAGATGGAGTCCATGGAAGGTGTCAAGGAAACGGTGATTCACGAGGAGGATGGAGACGGCGGTTGGGTTGACACAGAACTTCAAGGTAATTCTAAATTTTCAATTAACACCTACCtatgtatatgtataggCGTGGGAGTTGTGCAAGACAAAGTAGCAGAGATGTCGCTAGAAGGAAAG TCGGATGTAGCACCTGGCAAACCTCTGCCTGTTGCTActgaagatgacgatgacgatgacgatgacgatgaggCAGCTGATATGGAAG aatacgaagaaaaagggctTGGTGAAATCGAACAGGATAGC GCTACTCTTGAGCCTCAATCATCGGCCGCAGCTTCAGCTGCAGAACTAGCCGACGGCTTAGTGCAAACAAGAACGTACGATCTGAACATCACCTATGATAAATATTATCAGACGCCAAGGCTTTGGCTCTTTGGATATAAAGAG AACGGAGAACCTCTTCATCACAAAAAAATGCTCGAAGACATAAGCCAG GACCACGCTAATAAGACTGTCACTATGGAGGCTCATCCTCACATTCCAGGACCCCCGAGAGCGTCAATCCACCCGTGCAA ACATGCTGAAGTcatgaaaaaaatcattgcAACGGTGGCTGAAGGCGGCGGGGAGCTCGGCGTTCACAT GTaccttctcgtttttctcaagtTTGTGCAAGCTGTCATACCTACTATTGAGTACGACTACACACGACAGTTTGCTATGTGA
- the LOC136195497 gene encoding exosome complex component RRP41-like, whose product MGIIDKADGSAYVEQGNTKALATVHGPHEATYKSKAVHDRAILNTQYSVATFATSERKSRIRDRRSLEISRMIREVFERAVMTELAPRSQIDIYVQVLQSDGGNLCASINAAALALIDAGIAMRDFVCACTASCIDETPIVDINYLEENARGPDFSLAIFPRSEKVLLCHMNSRTHIDHLEGITDTAIQGCKDIFAVLNQTVRERTEEQIATISIDAL is encoded by the exons ATGGGAATAATCGACAAGGCCGACGGATCGGCGTACGTCGAACAAGGAAACACAAAGGCACTGGCTACAGTCCACGGTCCTCACGAG GCGACGTACAAGAGTAAAGCAGTGCACGATCGCGCCATTTTGAACACTCAGTACAGCGTTGCAACGTTCGCAACGAGCGAACGAAAGAGCCGAATAAGAGACAg ACGGTCTCTAGAGATATCGCGAATGATTCGAGAGGTGTTTGAGAGGGCTGTCATGACCGAGCTTGCACCTCGATCCCAAATAGATATATATGTTCAAGTATTGCAATCAGATGGCG GCAATTTGTGTGCGAGTATCAACGCCGCTGCTTTGGCTCTCATTGACGCTGGTATTGCCATGAGGGACTTTGTTTGCGCCTGCACTGCAAGCTGCATTGACGAAACTCCTATAGTTG ACATTAACTATTTGGAAGAAAATGCACGAGGTCCTGACTTTTCTCTTGCAATATTTCCACGATCAGAAAAAGTCTTATTATGCCAT ATGAACTCTCGCACACACATTGATCATTTGGAAGGAATCACAGACACAGCGATTCAAGGTTGCAAAGACATTTTTGCCGTCTTGAATCAAACTGTCAGGGAACGGACAGAAGAACAGATCGCTACAATAAGCATAGATGCTCTTTAG
- the LOC136195168 gene encoding TNF receptor-associated factor 3-like → MDHVTGSTGGYNVEFDPPLESKHECPLCSLALREPYQTACGHRFCASCIKHRLKNKQRLKCPIDTEIISDDEIFPDNFCRREVLSLRVKCKNCSKSEEDGCPWKGPLNQYNAHLERCDFQKQSCPNKGCGLVLNQRDLSKHVSDECEFRLESCDLCGQEIIVKALGKHKDNECLEAMISCPNECGETVKRKDLAFHQTKECSRAHLQCKYDECSYQGTSDEMEEHYKESNDHHLYLIYQQLQTHSATKVIEGPSSFATPSLTTASSSLTPTVAPRGGLVSFPTTSETETNIKEQMSTLEEDISEKNRQIEVLQSTVDHLKKANQTKEELLQRQSNDIEKLKRDLSTCLARLSALEQKQVVNQTKSMSNEHKILQFERGTKVREDVLAEHDVRLVSLELASYDGILRWKITDFNKRRSEAIAGKRLSIYSPPFYTAPTGYRMCARIYLNGDGIGKSSHLSLFFVVMRGDYDALLPWPFQQRVTFTLLDQQPANKPRVDVSDSFIPDSTSNSFRRPVSEMNIASGCPLFFPLADLGKRAYVLDDTMFIRVAVNIAGISHP, encoded by the exons ATGGATCACGTTACTGGTAGCACTGGTGGATATAACGTTGAGTTTGATCCACCTCTCGAGTCGAAACACGAATGCCCACTCTGTTCTTTGGCTCTACGAGAGCCTTATCAAACAGCATGTGGTCATCGCTTTTGCGCTTCTTGTATAAAACACCGTCTAAA AAATAAGCAGAGATTGAAATGTCCTATAGATACTGAAATTATTAGTGATGATGAG ATTTTCCCTGATAACTTTTGCCGACGAGAAGTCTTGTCTTTACGCGTTAAATGCAAAAACTGCTCGAAGAGTGAAGAAGATGGCTGTCCTTGGAAAGGACCTCTAAATCAATACAAC GCTCATCTTGAACGCTGCGATTTTCAGAAGCAGTCTTGTCCTAATAAAGGCTGTGGTCTGGTTTTGAATCAACGCGACTTATCCAAACACGTCAGTGATGAATGCGAATTCAGACTAGAATCCTGTGATTTGTGTGGGCAAGAAATTATTGTAAAGGCGCTAGGG AAACATAAAGATAATGAATGCTTGGAAGCGATGATATCTTGTCCGAACGAATGCGGTGAGACggtgaagagaaaagac CTGGCTTTTCATCAGACAAAGGAATGCTCAAGAGCTCATCTGCAGTGCAAATACGACGAATGTTCATATCAG GGAACATCTGACGAAATGGAGGAACATTATAAAGAAAGTAACGACCATCATCTCTATCTCATCTATCAGCAATTGCAGACCCATTCCGCAACGAAAGTGATTGAAGGCCCTTCGTCATTCGCAACCCCTTCCCTAACGACCGCTTCGTCCTCTCTGACCCCCACCGTCGCTCCTCGCGGCGGCCTCGTGTCGTTTCCCACCACCAGCGAGACAGAAACGAACATTAAGGAGCAGATGAGTACCTTAGAAGAGGATATATctgagaaaaatcgtcagatAGAAGTGCTCCAATCAACCGTCGATCATCTCAAAAAAGCCAACCAAACAAAGGAGGAACTTCTCCAACGACAGAGCAACGACATCGAAAAACTCAAGCGTGATTTGTCCACGTGTTTGGCCCGACTTAGCGCACTTGAACAAAAACAGGTGGTCAATCAAACGAAATCGATGTCGAACGAGCACAAAATTCTCCAATTCGAACGCGGCACGAAGGTGAGAGAAGACGTTCTCGCCGAACACGACGTACGCCTCGTATCGCTCGAACTCGCCTCGTACGACGGGATATTACGCTGGAAAATCACGGATTTCAATaaacgaagaagcgaagcgaTAGCCGGAAAACGTCTATCGATCTACAGTCCACCTTTTTACACGGCGCCGACGGGGTACAGGATGTGCGCTCGCATTTATTTGAACGGCGACGGTATTGGTAAGTCATCTCACTTGTCGTTGTTCTTCGTTGTCATGCGCGGTGACTATGACGCACTACTTCCGTGGCCATTTCAGCAGCGCGTTACTTTTACTTTGCTCGATCAGCAGCCCGCTAATAAGCCCCGCGTAGATGTTAGCGATAGTTTTATTCCCGATTCTACGTCGAATAGTTTTAGGCGTCCCGTTAGTGAAATGAATATCGCGTCTGGGTGTCCCCTGTTTTTTCCTCTTGCTGATTTAGGTAAACGTGCTTATGTACTTGATGACACTATGTTTATTCGTGTTGCTGTTAATATTGCTGGTATTTCGCACCCCTAG
- the LOC136195498 gene encoding proline-, glutamic acid- and leucine-rich protein 1-like — translation MDFFQSYFQELFERSDRSSVQIDTLLRQIRDFSSVSEEWIAFLNSVSLAKALPCLEITARNCSTTQMADSALSWLQKLISMLQQQNRKQRHDNAAAATKLISLILHYVHQLPDLCRTFVSEHLQDLLQILIEGCRKAERNALVFFQCLESCLVYLPGPMTMHRSKLEPCFLQHSTSNDDEIIKAGARCLALVSLSSGSSSQKQGAELWTQMCRKAINTLKRLCRLVNPQRDEDLGDSDGILLPLEDIPSTQPAIIGPLIQQSKFSTQLLANLLCGDYPATTVAVPIDDILHLLSSEMIPQASVDLQQSSAGVENIAWIAVLPSFYSNVLSILINLIRSCNQSLLRYAKDINTLFIRIFSWTNRNRLAERKYPRSDVRIKAYDVLLEWLAVIGSGLDVNVTERLIQQMLDDVRPQLDNESDKVSASIENEDSSLSRKKRKRKRREEILSSLSNTGRRTKRHFGHNSALCQTALESLGKLIIACGPLMSVRSLNSVGSFVSSLLVQCQRSSVVSHCPSLPLQRSVSLIQPPDPYWLSSCRCAAYKLLKSCLLSGNQLANPFPLQNAVRVFSVGLKDPSAEVVLACQESLSICEVLLHPRMPPLKLPRQVVQEEESSEMAAVPTPSPTPLAQLIVERPELDEETRSPQSEQKNDEEMPMNQESVLDDNTLDDGDSGSDIAEEPLQEKHPHFQSDIDCSSAEKNDQDIQQEASKTREDVNTEVEAMIATFVNSDPDPS, via the exons ATGGACTTCTTCCAATCTTATTTTCAAGAGCTTTTCGAGCGCAGTGATCGTTCTTCAGTGCAGATTGACACGTTGTTACGTCAAATACGCGATTTCTCGTCG GTTTCTGAGGAATGGATCGCTTTTCTCAACTCAGTATCACTAGCTAAAGCCTTGCCTTGCCTTGAAATCACTGCACGAAATTGCTCGACGACTCAAATGGCCGATTCCGCACTCTCTTGGCTGCAGAAACTTATTTCAATGCTTCAGCAACAAAACCGGAAGCAACGTCAT GATAATGCAGCTGCAGCTACGAAATTAATCTCTCTAATTCTTCACTATGTCCATCAA tTGCCTGATTTATGTCGAACGTTTGTAAGTGAGCATCTTCAGGACTTGCTTCAGATTCTTATTGAAGGCTGCAGAAAG GCAGAAAGGAATgcgctcgtcttttttcagTGTCTCGAGTCGTGTTTGGTCTATTTGCCGGGTCCCATGACAATGCATAGG tCTAAACTTGAACCTTGTTTTTTGCAACACTCCACTAGCAACGACGATGAAATTATTAAA GCGGGTGCTCGTTGTCTGGCACTCGTTTCCCTCTCATCTGGAAGTAGTAGCCAGAAACAGGGCGCAGAATTGTGGACTCAAATGTGTCGCAAGGCGATAAACACATTAAAAAGACTATGTCGTTTAGTAAATCCGCAACGAGATGAAGACTTAGGAG ATTCAGACGGAATTTTGTTGCCCTTAGAAGATATTCCATCTACTCAGCCTGCTATAATCGGTCCTCTTATTCAACAGTCTAAGTTTAGTACTCAGCTTCTGGCAAATTTGCTTTG TGGAGATTATCCTGCAACTACTGTTGCAGTTCCTATTGACGATATCTTGCATCTTTTATCGTCAGAAATGATTCCGCAGGCTTCAGTCGACCTG CAACAATCGAGTGCTGGAGTGGAGAATATAGCTTGGATCGCAGTACTGCCTTCTTTCTACTCCAACGTCCTATCTATTCTTATCAATCTAATTCGAAG TTGCAATCAATCGCTTCTACGATATGCCAAAGACATCAATACCTTATTTATTCGCATTTTCTCTTGGacaaatcgaaatcgactagcagaaagaaaatatcCGAGGAG TGACGTGAGAATCAAGGCGTACGATGTTCTCCTCGAATGGCTCGCCGTCATCGGGTCGGGTTTAGACGTCAACGTGACTGAACGCCTCATTCAGCAAATGTTAGACGACGTCAGACCTCAACTTGATAACGAAAGCGACAAA GTGTCTGCTTCCATTGAAAACGAGGATTCTTCGCTTTCTAGAAAG aagagaaagagaaagagacggGAAGAGAtcctttcgtcgctttcaaacACAG GCAGACGCACTAAACGGCATTTTGGGCATAACAGCGCACTGTGCCAAACCGCTCTAGAAT CTCTAGGAAAACTAATTATTGCTTGTGGTCCACTCATGAGCGTTCGCTCACTGAAT AGCGTTGGAAGTTTTGTGAGTTCCTTGCTCGTTCAATGTCAAAGATCGTCGGTTGTCAGCCATTGTCCTTCTCTCCCATTACAGCGCTCCGTTTCCCTTATTCAGCCGCCTGATCCTTACTGGCTTTCGTCCTGCCGCTGCGCGGCCTATAAATTATTGAAATCTTGTTTGCTGTCTGGAAATCAGCTGGCTAATCCTTTTCCACTGCAAAACGCTGTGCGAGTATTTAGCGTTGGTCTTAAGGATCCGTCAGCCGAG GTTGTACTTGCCTGTCAGGAGTCTCTATCTATTTGCGAAGTCCTGCTTCATCCTAGAATGCCGCCACTGAAATTACCACGACAGGTAGTGCAAGAGGAAGAAAGTAGTGAAATGGCAGCAGTACCTACGCCATCGCCTACACCTCTGGCTCAATTAATAGTGGAAAGGCCAGAGCTTGACGAGGAGACTCGGTCTCCTCAATCagagcagaaaaacgatgaagagaTGCCGATGAATCAAGAGTCAGTGCTAGATGACAATACCTTGGATGACGGCGACAGCGGTAGTGATATTGCGGAAGAACCTTTGCAGGAAAAGCATCCGCACTTTCAGTCAGACATTGACTGTTCGTCTGCTGAGAAAAATGATCAAGATATTCAGCAGGAAGCTTCTAAG ACTAGAGAGGATGTCAATACAGAAGTGGAGGCAATGATTGCAACGTTCGTCAACTCAGACCCAGACCCGTCATAA
- the LOC136195248 gene encoding phosphatidate cytidylyltransferase 2-like, translated as MPESVDKSTTRIRKADSSGSESAAKSEMKTTSDEGSLANVNFLKRLGPRWRNWWIRGIFSLVLLGTFALIIYMGPIAMWILVSLIQFKSYHEIIKIGHSQYKKHHLPLFRTLQWYFLAVSNYFIHVETLQYNFEGLFAPEETMTILLRHHRLISFMLYILGFVFFVLTLKKDYYAVQFTQFGWTHVTLLILVSSSYLIIQNIFSGMIWFLAPVLMVICNDIMAYVFGFFFGRTSLIKLSPKKTWEGFIGAAFSTLIFAFVLGYFLSPYKYMICPVQYIAKTNSLSTDCQIPSLFLWTEYVVPSPIRSLTGVSVVHMYPFQIHALVLGLFSSIIAPFGGFFASGFKRAFNIKDFGDMIPGHGGIMDRFDCQLVMAIFAYVWVYSFAQIVTPARLLKQIYALGNEQQVEIFQAMKEALTQRELL; from the coding sequence ATGCCTGAATCCGTCGACAAGTCGACAACGAGAATACGCAAGGCAGACAGCAGCGGAAGCGAAAGCGCGGCAAAAAGCGagatgaaaacgacgtcagacGAAGGAAGTCTCGCGAACGTGAACTTCCTCAAACGACTGGGCCCGCGATGGCGCAACTGGTGGATACGCGGAATCTTTTCGCTCGTCCTCCTCGGCACTTTCGCCCTGATCATCTACATGGGTCCCATAGCGATGTGGATTCTCGTTTCCCTCATCCAATTCAAGAGCTATCACGAAATCATCAAGATCGGACACTCGCAGTACAAAAAGCATCACTTGCCGCTCTTTCGCACGTTGCAGTGGTACTTTCTCGCCGTGAGCAATTACTTCATAcacgtcgaaacgcttcaGTACAATTTCGAGGGTCTCTTCGCGCCGgaagagacgatgacgattctgctacgtcatcatcgacTCATTTCGTTCATGCTCTATATTCTcggtttcgttttcttcgttttgacgcTAAAGAAGGATTACTACGCAGTTCAATTCACCCAATTCGGATGGACTCACGTCACACTTCTCATActcgtttcgtcgtcctATCTCATTATACAGAATATTTTCAGTGGGATGATTTGGTTTCTTGCGCCCGTTCTCATGGTAATCTGCAACGACATTATGGCCTACGtcttcggcttctttttcggACGAACATCTCTCATTAAATTATCGCCGAAAAAGACTTGGGAGGGTTTCATTGGCGCCGCCTTTTCCACGCTCATATTCGCCTTCGTTCTCGGCTATTTTCTCAGTCCCTATAAGTACATGATCTGCCCTGTTCAGTACATCGCCAAGACGAATTCCCTGTCAACTGACTGCCAAATTCCCAGTTTGTTTCTATGGACCGAATACGTTGttccgtcgccgattcgatcTCTTACCGGCGTCTCTGTCGTTCACATGTATCCCTTTCAAATTCACGCGCTCGTCTTGGGACTCTTTAGCTCCATTATCGCCCCCTTTGGAGGCTTTTTCGCCAGTGGATTCAAACGCGCTTTCAATATCAAAGATTTCGGTGATATGATACCCGGTCACGGTGGTATTATGGATCGATTCGATTGCCAATTGGTCATGGCGATTTTCGCCTACGTGTGGGTGTACAGCTTCGCTCAGATCGTCACACCGGCGCGACTTCTCAAGCAGATCTACGCTCTCGGAAATGAGCAGCAAGTGGAGATCTTTCAAGCGATGAAAGAGGCACTTACGCAACGAGAACTTCTGTGA